The Salinibacterium sp. M195 genome includes a window with the following:
- a CDS encoding glycosyltransferase, producing the protein MQPRVTAVIVARNGAKYLPRTLAAIAAQNRRPDSVIAVDANSSDESLSLMVESAPAQIADAQGHRTFGGAIAQALHTAAPQAAENEWLWLLAHDSAPDPNALRALLGAVEIAPSVAVAGPKLVRWDDPAVITNFGESLTPLGRSLGLVTDELDQAQHDVQTDALGVAGAGMLVRRQVWSALGGFDPKLTSVDAALDFCVRVRLAGHRVVAVADARVASAGGPELFGKRTVSAAAHNRLQRFAQLHRRLVYAPGFSVPLHWLTLLPLAIIRSLGHLVAKRPTAVAGELAAAFAAIFDGGVVAARRNLRRNKTVGFGAVDPLRVTWAEVREMRAHERSGDAPDAAFEVDHPRFFGDGGAWVALLAAIVGIISFSRFVDVRALSGGGLLPLSSTVSELWTHVGFGWNDLAQQVVAADPFAVVLAVMGSLTFWNPSFSIVLLYLLALPLAAISAWLCAASISERKWAPTLAATAWVLAPSFLISLGEGQLGAVLVHILLPWLVLAVLRAAHNWAMSAIAALLFAVVAASAPSIIPALLIALVAWIAVHPKSAHRILWIVIPAVALFAPLVVQQIARGSVLAIFADPGFPVARIASNGWQLALGSVVPGANGWSSLLSTLGLNDQYGPLVVALVLAPFAALALMSLFVPGARRAIPSLALALLGFITAVAVTRVSVSASGETSVVLWAGAALSLYWFGLCGAVVVAVESLDRHATLPALVALIGVVVLAAAPLWSLTSGATSVVASNGRLLPAFVSAESAQHDGLGTLEITVTSDSTLAVDIHRGHGSGLDEQSTIAATSDELSGAEKRSATLAGNIASRSGFDVASELHDLHIAFIVLTPATSSDTSETRQRIIEALDGNSLLNPIGDTTQGNLWHYPDLDMATAAAGPSNTGTQLGQAIVASQAIIFGLTLLLAIPTTRRRRLRAAKAECAVTVIEASE; encoded by the coding sequence ATGCAGCCGAGAGTCACAGCAGTAATCGTCGCCCGTAATGGCGCCAAGTATCTGCCACGAACGCTTGCCGCGATCGCGGCGCAGAATCGTCGACCCGATTCGGTGATCGCCGTCGACGCGAACTCTAGCGACGAATCACTGTCGCTCATGGTCGAGTCTGCTCCGGCGCAGATTGCTGATGCGCAAGGTCACCGCACCTTTGGGGGAGCGATCGCTCAAGCGCTGCACACCGCAGCTCCTCAGGCGGCCGAAAACGAGTGGCTGTGGCTGCTGGCCCACGACAGCGCTCCGGACCCTAATGCGTTACGTGCGCTACTTGGCGCAGTCGAGATTGCGCCATCAGTAGCGGTGGCTGGCCCGAAGCTTGTTCGCTGGGACGATCCCGCCGTTATTACCAACTTTGGCGAATCACTCACCCCACTCGGACGTTCCCTCGGCCTTGTCACTGATGAGCTCGACCAGGCGCAGCACGATGTGCAGACCGACGCCTTGGGCGTGGCCGGCGCAGGAATGCTCGTGCGTCGTCAAGTGTGGAGCGCGCTCGGCGGCTTCGATCCAAAACTCACGTCCGTGGATGCTGCCCTCGACTTTTGTGTTCGAGTCCGACTGGCTGGCCACCGGGTTGTCGCGGTCGCTGATGCTCGCGTTGCCAGTGCGGGAGGCCCTGAGCTTTTCGGCAAGCGCACCGTATCCGCAGCGGCACATAATCGGCTTCAACGCTTTGCCCAATTGCATCGGCGTTTGGTTTATGCGCCCGGATTCTCTGTTCCTTTGCACTGGCTCACGCTGCTCCCTTTGGCGATTATTCGCTCGCTGGGACATCTGGTCGCGAAACGGCCAACGGCGGTTGCCGGCGAGCTCGCTGCCGCCTTTGCGGCGATATTTGATGGCGGAGTCGTCGCTGCTCGCCGTAATCTTCGACGCAACAAGACGGTAGGTTTCGGCGCGGTCGATCCGCTGCGAGTCACGTGGGCTGAAGTCCGTGAGATGAGAGCACACGAACGAAGCGGCGATGCGCCCGACGCGGCGTTTGAGGTCGATCATCCTCGGTTCTTTGGCGACGGGGGCGCGTGGGTTGCCCTTCTCGCCGCCATCGTCGGCATCATCAGTTTTTCTCGATTCGTGGACGTCCGCGCACTCTCCGGTGGCGGCTTGCTTCCGCTGTCGTCGACGGTTTCCGAATTGTGGACCCATGTGGGCTTCGGATGGAACGACCTGGCTCAGCAGGTAGTCGCGGCGGATCCGTTTGCCGTCGTGCTTGCCGTGATGGGCTCTCTCACCTTCTGGAACCCGTCGTTCAGTATCGTTTTGTTGTATTTGCTTGCTCTCCCGCTCGCAGCGATTTCTGCGTGGCTGTGTGCGGCATCCATTTCGGAACGAAAGTGGGCTCCCACCCTTGCCGCAACGGCCTGGGTTCTTGCTCCCAGCTTCTTGATTTCCCTCGGCGAGGGGCAGTTGGGTGCGGTTCTCGTTCATATCCTGCTTCCTTGGCTAGTGCTCGCAGTGCTGCGGGCCGCTCACAACTGGGCGATGTCGGCAATTGCAGCGCTGTTGTTTGCCGTCGTCGCAGCGTCAGCACCAAGCATTATTCCGGCACTGTTGATTGCTTTGGTTGCGTGGATTGCTGTGCACCCCAAGTCGGCTCATCGCATCCTCTGGATTGTTATTCCGGCGGTAGCGCTATTCGCTCCGCTGGTCGTGCAGCAGATAGCGCGTGGTTCGGTGTTGGCCATATTTGCCGACCCAGGTTTTCCCGTCGCACGCATCGCCTCTAACGGGTGGCAGCTTGCGCTTGGCAGCGTCGTTCCTGGCGCCAATGGGTGGAGCTCGTTGTTGTCGACGTTGGGCCTCAACGACCAGTACGGCCCGCTCGTGGTCGCTCTCGTGCTCGCGCCATTTGCCGCACTCGCCCTGATGAGTCTTTTCGTTCCGGGGGCACGTCGTGCGATTCCCTCTCTTGCACTCGCACTCTTAGGGTTCATCACCGCGGTAGCAGTAACCCGTGTTTCCGTGAGCGCCAGCGGCGAAACGTCAGTGGTGTTGTGGGCGGGTGCGGCCCTCAGCTTGTACTGGTTTGGACTGTGCGGTGCGGTTGTTGTAGCTGTAGAAAGTCTTGATCGGCATGCGACTCTTCCGGCGTTAGTCGCTCTCATCGGGGTAGTGGTCTTGGCGGCAGCGCCGTTGTGGTCGCTGACTTCGGGGGCCACTTCAGTCGTCGCGAGCAATGGCAGGCTACTTCCCGCCTTCGTTTCTGCAGAGTCCGCCCAGCACGATGGGTTGGGCACGCTGGAAATTACTGTCACCTCTGATTCGACACTTGCGGTCGACATCCATCGTGGTCATGGGTCTGGTCTTGACGAGCAGTCAACAATTGCGGCGACCAGCGACGAACTTTCGGGTGCGGAGAAACGCAGCGCAACGCTCGCAGGGAACATTGCCTCACGCAGTGGATTCGACGTTGCGAGTGAACTTCACGATCTTCATATTGCCTTCATCGTGTTGACGCCGGCGACAAGTTCAGATACGTCAGAGACGCGTCAACGAATTATCGAAGCGCTCGATGGAAACAGTCTCCTCAACCCCATTGGCGACACAACTCAGGGCAACCTCTGGCATTATCCGGATCTGGATATGGCGACCGCTGCGGCTGGTCCGAGTAACACCGGAACGCAACTGGGCCAGGCGATTGTGGCGAGTCAAGCGATTATCTTTGGGCTCACCCTGTTGTTGGCGATTCCGACGACACGTCGTCGGCGGCTGCGTGCAGCAAAGGCAGAATGTGCTGTGACCGTGATTGAGGCGAGCGAATGA
- a CDS encoding DUF5719 family protein, translating to MTGTDPTHDEAAALPEEPTGTEFDDDSELTGASEPQSSTRRPVSARAAAMVGARLIVGVVGIGTAAAVILGASFLDLPSTTVVPPSARIVPVPTAQQLTCPGPLLRLASESGAEASSVFTLGEPTTRFSSSSGSVEQSRITASDAETGEAVAAPLVLSASPDAESSAGAVRLSGAQSQTVNVGDYVGFASAGCRAVGGDSWLVGGATTTGRTTLISLTNPTEVASTVSLDIFDEDGAVSAAGTAGIVVPPNGQRVLSLAGFAPGATSPVVHVSSTGGQITAELQQSIVRGLDAGGVEIVGATQPPSRSLVIPGMVVTGLEAVQALRGAVTQTDDLVAVLRVFAPGEDSATISVTLTPSDVAREPITFTLDVSAGVVTDIPIEELATGTYTVQIDSDEPIVASARTTSALLAGAVVTATDFAWFAASPTLVDDTQFTVAPGLPAVLNVANPGEVSVQLTLTSADGSVAESTIEPATTLRVPLAQGETYELGHSARINVSVTQARSGFIASYVIDPQTPGSSPLTVFP from the coding sequence ATGACCGGCACAGATCCCACCCACGATGAAGCGGCAGCCTTGCCAGAGGAGCCGACGGGAACCGAGTTCGATGATGACTCGGAACTGACCGGCGCTTCCGAACCACAATCGAGTACTCGACGCCCGGTGTCAGCTCGAGCTGCGGCAATGGTCGGGGCACGCCTCATTGTCGGCGTCGTCGGTATCGGTACTGCTGCCGCGGTCATTCTTGGAGCAAGCTTTCTTGACTTGCCCTCAACCACAGTGGTGCCGCCAAGCGCGCGAATCGTTCCCGTTCCAACGGCGCAGCAATTGACCTGCCCTGGGCCTCTCCTTCGCTTAGCAAGCGAATCTGGCGCTGAAGCCTCATCCGTTTTCACGCTCGGGGAGCCAACAACACGGTTCTCGTCGAGTTCCGGTTCCGTTGAACAATCACGGATTACGGCTTCGGATGCTGAGACGGGCGAGGCGGTCGCCGCTCCTCTCGTGCTCAGCGCTTCTCCTGACGCGGAATCGTCAGCTGGCGCTGTTCGGCTCAGCGGGGCCCAGTCTCAAACTGTCAATGTTGGGGACTATGTCGGTTTTGCTTCTGCTGGCTGCCGCGCTGTCGGTGGCGACAGTTGGCTTGTCGGTGGTGCGACAACGACGGGTCGTACGACTTTGATTTCGCTGACGAATCCCACCGAGGTGGCGTCGACTGTCAGTTTGGACATCTTTGACGAAGACGGGGCTGTCTCTGCCGCCGGTACTGCCGGAATCGTCGTGCCGCCGAATGGTCAGCGAGTGCTCTCGTTGGCCGGTTTTGCTCCGGGGGCTACTTCGCCAGTGGTTCACGTCTCGAGTACCGGGGGGCAGATCACTGCTGAGTTGCAACAGTCGATCGTGCGCGGACTCGATGCTGGTGGCGTAGAGATTGTGGGAGCAACGCAACCGCCGTCTCGTTCCTTGGTTATTCCGGGAATGGTTGTGACGGGCTTGGAGGCTGTTCAGGCGCTTCGTGGCGCCGTAACTCAGACTGATGATCTTGTTGCCGTTCTCCGGGTGTTTGCTCCCGGCGAAGACTCAGCCACGATTTCGGTGACGCTGACCCCGTCGGATGTCGCCCGCGAACCCATCACGTTCACTCTCGATGTGAGCGCGGGAGTGGTCACAGACATTCCGATCGAAGAACTGGCCACTGGGACATATACCGTGCAGATTGATTCTGATGAACCGATCGTGGCGTCTGCGCGGACGACCTCGGCGCTTCTGGCCGGTGCCGTGGTCACGGCCACAGATTTCGCGTGGTTCGCTGCTAGCCCGACGCTGGTCGATGACACTCAGTTCACGGTCGCCCCTGGGCTGCCTGCGGTACTGAATGTCGCGAACCCTGGCGAAGTCTCTGTGCAGCTGACGTTGACTTCGGCCGATGGTTCTGTTGCGGAATCGACGATCGAGCCGGCGACAACCCTCAGGGTGCCGCTCGCCCAGGGGGAAACCTACGAGTTGGGCCACAGCGCGCGCATCAACGTGAGCGTGACGCAGGCGCGGAGTGGGTTCATCGCTTCTTACGTTATTGACCCGCAGACGCCAGGTTCGTCGCCGCTTACAGTCTTCCCCTAA
- a CDS encoding metallopeptidase family protein, whose amino-acid sequence MVRSSKRAQTRSVRGNWRDRHGRGIRSAVTGPHLPLLRSRHGNFEMTVASAAQFLKEMWPEELAKARFEVGLMPASSPEGSPVPRWRIVAAEHRIILFRLPIERLMRSHRDDELHRRMLIESCVFRAVAEYLGKEPWELAPERFRNL is encoded by the coding sequence GTGGTGAGATCATCGAAGCGAGCGCAGACACGGTCTGTACGAGGCAACTGGCGTGATCGCCATGGCCGGGGCATCCGCTCCGCCGTCACGGGGCCGCACCTTCCCCTCTTGCGCAGCCGCCACGGCAACTTTGAGATGACTGTCGCCTCCGCTGCCCAGTTTCTGAAGGAGATGTGGCCGGAAGAACTCGCCAAAGCTCGCTTCGAGGTTGGCCTTATGCCCGCCAGCAGCCCCGAAGGCTCCCCAGTGCCGCGCTGGAGAATCGTCGCAGCCGAACATCGCATCATTCTTTTTCGGCTGCCCATCGAACGTCTGATGCGATCGCACCGCGATGACGAACTGCATCGTCGCATGCTCATCGAGAGCTGTGTGTTCCGCGCGGTAGCCGAATACCTAGGAAAAGAGCCCTGGGAGCTCGCGCCCGAACGGTTTCGAAACCTCTAG
- a CDS encoding DUF3499 family protein: MNQRPCSKVACNQEAEATLTYVYADSMAVLGPLSYSSEPHSYDLCARHAERLSAPQGWQVVRHVVLGHEQS; this comes from the coding sequence ATGAATCAGCGCCCGTGTAGCAAAGTCGCCTGCAATCAAGAAGCAGAGGCGACTCTCACCTATGTCTACGCCGATTCGATGGCCGTTCTTGGCCCGTTGAGTTACAGCTCAGAGCCTCACAGCTATGACCTCTGTGCTCGTCATGCTGAGCGCCTGTCGGCGCCTCAGGGTTGGCAGGTCGTTCGCCATGTAGTTTTGGGGCATGAGCAAAGCTAA
- a CDS encoding phosphomannomutase/phosphoglucomutase — MSKANPIDLTPFIKAYDVRGLVGSQLTADVVEALGAAFVDEVDAAGSEIIVGHDMRDSSPGFAAAFAAGARARGGNVVLIGLCSTDETYYASGALNAPAAMFTASHNPATYNGIKFSRAGAQGISFKTGLRSIRDGAQKYLASGIEPVAQSGSQRELDVLADYAGYLRELVDLRDIRPIRVVVDAGNGMGGMTVPAVLSTAAGLSELPIEIIPMYFELDGTFPNHEANPLEPANIVDLQNAVLKHGADAGLAFDGDADRCFVVDELGNPMSPSAVAAVVALREIQRVRALQPEGDIRVIHNLITSRIVPETIIAAGAIPVRTNVGHSLIKDQMAATGAIFGGEHSAHYYFRDFWGADNGMLAAMHLLAEFGSQPEPLSVISQRYSPYASSGEINSVVEDVAGATARIRQAFSAEAEFDELDGLTVTGIIDNPESFWWFNVRASNTEPLLRLNVEASSAAQLETIRDRALEIIRA, encoded by the coding sequence ATGAGCAAAGCTAACCCCATCGATCTCACCCCCTTCATCAAGGCTTACGACGTTCGTGGCCTCGTCGGTTCCCAGCTCACGGCTGACGTTGTCGAAGCTCTCGGTGCTGCTTTCGTCGATGAAGTGGATGCTGCTGGCAGCGAGATCATTGTCGGTCACGATATGCGCGATTCCTCGCCGGGTTTCGCTGCAGCGTTCGCTGCGGGGGCTCGTGCTCGCGGAGGCAACGTGGTCCTCATCGGGCTCTGCTCGACCGATGAAACCTACTATGCATCCGGGGCATTGAATGCTCCGGCCGCGATGTTTACGGCCAGCCACAATCCCGCAACCTACAACGGCATTAAGTTCAGTCGCGCAGGGGCTCAGGGGATTAGCTTCAAGACTGGCTTGCGCTCGATTCGTGATGGCGCCCAAAAGTATCTTGCTTCGGGCATTGAGCCGGTCGCGCAGTCCGGTTCCCAGCGGGAGTTAGATGTTCTTGCCGACTATGCAGGTTACTTGCGAGAGCTGGTTGATCTTCGGGACATTCGCCCCATCCGTGTCGTTGTTGATGCCGGTAACGGCATGGGCGGAATGACGGTGCCGGCGGTGCTGTCAACGGCAGCAGGACTCTCGGAATTGCCGATCGAGATCATCCCGATGTACTTCGAACTTGATGGCACGTTCCCGAACCATGAAGCGAACCCGCTTGAACCTGCCAACATCGTCGATCTGCAGAACGCAGTGCTCAAACACGGTGCGGATGCGGGACTCGCCTTCGACGGTGATGCGGACCGTTGTTTCGTGGTGGACGAACTCGGTAACCCGATGAGCCCGAGCGCTGTCGCTGCGGTGGTCGCCCTGCGCGAAATTCAGCGCGTTCGTGCGCTGCAGCCGGAGGGCGACATCCGCGTTATTCACAATCTCATTACCTCTCGCATAGTGCCGGAAACGATTATTGCTGCTGGCGCGATTCCCGTGCGCACGAATGTTGGTCACTCACTGATCAAAGATCAGATGGCGGCGACCGGGGCGATCTTTGGCGGTGAGCATTCTGCGCACTATTACTTCCGCGATTTCTGGGGCGCCGATAACGGGATGCTCGCGGCGATGCATTTGCTGGCCGAGTTCGGCTCGCAGCCTGAGCCCCTTTCGGTGATCTCTCAGCGTTATTCGCCCTATGCCTCGAGCGGGGAGATCAATTCGGTCGTCGAGGATGTGGCGGGGGCGACAGCGCGAATCCGTCAGGCTTTTTCGGCCGAGGCGGAGTTCGATGAGCTTGACGGTCTCACTGTCACCGGAATTATTGACAATCCCGAGTCATTTTGGTGGTTCAACGTGCGTGCCTCAAACACGGAACCGCTTTTGCGGCTGAACGTTGAAGCGAGTTCTGCGGCGCAACTTGAGACTATTCGCGACCGCGCGCTGGAGATCATCCGGGCCTAA
- a CDS encoding RDD family protein, with translation MPSPQMSNSLPYEDEPDVLMTGEAVALELHSASFVLRAAGSIIDFLVYGGALIGLLIGAFQFANIAGLDSAVGQALTVSAMVICLVVIPTAVETLSHGKSLGKLVIGARIVRNDGGAIGFRHAFIRALLGVLEIFMTAGGLAGVVGLLNSRAQRLGDLVAGTYSQYERVSKVANPVIQLPGQLSEWALTADVAKMPDALARRISHFLVAAPGYTPGTRLQHAANLATEASAFVSPLPEADAEVFLSAVNALRRQRETFALRGEKSRLETLEPALSSVPRGFPANRG, from the coding sequence ATGCCGAGCCCACAAATGAGCAACTCTCTTCCCTATGAGGATGAACCCGATGTCCTGATGACAGGTGAAGCGGTTGCGCTAGAGCTTCACTCCGCAAGCTTCGTGTTGCGCGCGGCCGGTTCGATCATCGATTTTCTCGTCTACGGTGGCGCGCTGATCGGTCTGCTCATTGGGGCGTTCCAGTTCGCCAACATCGCCGGCTTAGACAGCGCAGTCGGCCAAGCGCTCACCGTAAGCGCCATGGTGATCTGCCTGGTTGTCATTCCCACCGCGGTGGAGACCCTCAGCCACGGAAAATCGCTCGGCAAGCTCGTGATCGGCGCGCGCATAGTTCGCAACGACGGCGGCGCGATCGGATTTCGCCATGCCTTTATCCGTGCACTCCTCGGTGTGCTGGAGATCTTCATGACCGCCGGAGGCCTCGCGGGAGTCGTCGGACTGCTTAATTCACGCGCGCAGCGCCTCGGCGACCTCGTCGCAGGAACCTACAGCCAATACGAGCGCGTCTCCAAGGTCGCTAATCCCGTCATTCAGCTTCCCGGACAATTATCCGAATGGGCGCTCACCGCCGACGTCGCGAAGATGCCGGATGCTCTCGCGCGTCGCATCTCACATTTCTTAGTTGCCGCGCCCGGCTACACCCCAGGAACGCGGCTCCAGCATGCGGCAAATCTCGCTACCGAGGCCTCTGCCTTCGTGTCACCACTGCCCGAAGCCGACGCCGAAGTTTTCCTCTCCGCTGTAAACGCTCTCCGTCGACAGCGCGAAACCTTCGCCCTGCGCGGCGAGAAGAGCCGACTCGAGACGCTGGAGCCAGCGCTCTCAAGCGTCCCCCGAGGATTCCCGGCCAACCGCGGCTAG
- a CDS encoding stage II sporulation protein M, with translation MDLDSYSAAHREDWDRLAQLGSQHRLSGAEVDELIDLYQSGATNLSVMKTSAGQSAQADRLSLTLSRARLRFTGASANLLSQLPQFFVVQLPAALYRVRWMSLVLAAATFLVGFLFAWWAISNPQVLAGFGTAAEREGIARDDFVGYYSEFSGGSFTSFVWTNNAWIAAQCIAFGIIGLFVPYVLFNTAQQLGFTAAIMNEFDRLDVFFLYIAPHGQLELYAIFVAGATGMMIFWSWVAPGARTRAQALAQDGRALFTIVVGLILALLVSGVIEGYVTRQDWPWPIKIGIGTVALAGFLAYQWILGGRSVRAGNTGDLSEFDAGATHIVAN, from the coding sequence ATGGATCTTGACTCGTACTCAGCCGCACACCGCGAAGACTGGGATCGCCTTGCCCAATTGGGGTCGCAACACCGACTTTCTGGTGCAGAAGTTGATGAACTCATTGATCTTTATCAATCAGGGGCCACCAATCTTTCGGTCATGAAGACCAGCGCTGGGCAGTCTGCGCAGGCGGATCGATTGTCCTTGACGCTCAGTCGCGCCCGATTGCGCTTCACCGGTGCCTCCGCAAACCTGTTGAGCCAGTTGCCCCAATTTTTTGTCGTTCAGCTGCCGGCCGCGTTGTACCGTGTGCGATGGATGTCATTGGTATTGGCTGCCGCCACGTTCCTCGTCGGCTTCCTTTTTGCTTGGTGGGCGATTTCGAACCCTCAGGTTTTGGCTGGCTTTGGCACCGCGGCAGAGCGTGAGGGGATCGCGCGCGACGATTTCGTCGGCTACTACTCTGAATTCTCCGGCGGCTCATTTACCAGTTTCGTCTGGACGAACAACGCGTGGATCGCTGCACAGTGCATTGCCTTCGGAATTATTGGCCTCTTCGTTCCGTATGTTTTATTCAACACCGCACAGCAATTGGGCTTCACGGCAGCGATCATGAACGAGTTCGATCGACTCGACGTGTTCTTTCTGTACATTGCGCCGCACGGTCAACTCGAGCTGTACGCGATCTTCGTCGCTGGCGCGACGGGAATGATGATTTTCTGGTCGTGGGTGGCTCCGGGAGCTCGCACGCGCGCTCAAGCCCTCGCGCAGGATGGTCGCGCGTTATTTACCATCGTCGTCGGACTCATTCTCGCGCTTCTGGTTTCTGGTGTCATCGAAGGCTACGTGACCCGGCAAGACTGGCCCTGGCCCATCAAGATCGGGATCGGCACAGTCGCTCTCGCCGGATTCTTGGCATATCAGTGGATTCTCGGAGGTCGGAGCGTTCGTGCGGGAAATACCGGCGATCTCAGCGAATTCGATGCGGGTGCCACCCACATCGTCGCAAACTAG
- a CDS encoding DUF58 domain-containing protein encodes MALSGWFVALVALGIVPIVLTGEPIVLVVWLAFAIVLGVVDMAFAVSVRSLRFERTSPERLRLGETTSAQLLVTNPTRRRLRAIVRDGWQPSAGAHVNRARLAVPGRERRELTTVLTPLRRGTREAAHVTIRSYGPLRLIARQTTVSVPGSFTVLPPFNSRKHLPSRLARLRELDGATSVMIRGQGTEFDSLRDYVRGDDVRSIDWRATARRSELVVRTWRPERDRRVVIVVDSGRTSAARIEDEPRIDTAFESALLLAALASSAGDHVDFIIYDRRVRARVQGATGPDLLSKMVNGMAPVQPELIEMDWSSVPALVRQATSQRALVVLATTAESPGASRGLLAMLPQLTTKHTVVIASVTDPSIVDATRDRSDRDAVYHAGAAERALLDQSRVSAAINQLGATVVARRPGELPLALADHYIALKAAGKL; translated from the coding sequence ATGGCGCTCTCCGGATGGTTCGTTGCCCTGGTGGCGCTCGGGATTGTTCCGATCGTGCTCACTGGCGAGCCCATAGTGCTGGTCGTGTGGCTGGCTTTTGCGATCGTGCTCGGCGTCGTCGACATGGCGTTCGCCGTGTCGGTTCGTTCGCTGCGCTTCGAACGGACATCGCCCGAGCGTCTGAGACTCGGCGAAACGACGAGTGCGCAGCTGCTCGTGACGAATCCGACGCGCCGTCGCCTGCGGGCGATCGTTCGTGACGGTTGGCAACCTTCGGCTGGCGCACACGTCAACCGGGCGCGACTCGCGGTTCCCGGGCGTGAACGCCGCGAGCTCACCACAGTGCTCACGCCATTGCGACGAGGTACTCGCGAGGCGGCACACGTGACGATTCGTTCCTACGGGCCGCTCCGTCTTATCGCCCGTCAAACAACAGTCTCCGTTCCTGGTTCCTTCACGGTGTTGCCGCCGTTCAACTCCCGCAAGCACTTGCCGTCTCGTTTGGCACGACTGCGGGAGCTCGATGGCGCCACTAGCGTCATGATCCGCGGTCAAGGCACCGAATTCGACAGCCTGCGCGACTACGTTCGTGGCGACGATGTGCGCTCCATCGACTGGCGCGCTACAGCCCGACGTTCAGAGTTGGTTGTTCGAACCTGGCGTCCGGAGCGTGATCGACGCGTAGTTATAGTGGTCGACAGCGGCCGAACTTCTGCTGCGCGCATCGAAGACGAGCCCCGGATCGACACCGCCTTCGAGTCGGCACTACTTCTGGCAGCACTTGCCTCCAGCGCTGGGGACCACGTGGACTTCATCATTTACGATCGTCGAGTTCGCGCCCGTGTTCAGGGAGCCACCGGCCCTGATCTGCTCTCGAAAATGGTCAACGGGATGGCTCCCGTGCAGCCTGAGCTCATCGAAATGGACTGGAGCTCAGTGCCGGCACTCGTGCGCCAAGCCACGTCGCAGCGCGCGCTCGTTGTGCTCGCCACAACCGCAGAATCTCCGGGGGCGAGTCGCGGACTGCTCGCTATGCTCCCCCAGCTCACGACGAAACACACCGTTGTTATCGCCTCCGTGACCGATCCATCGATTGTGGATGCCACCCGCGACCGTTCTGACCGGGACGCCGTGTATCACGCTGGGGCCGCTGAGCGCGCTCTTCTCGATCAGTCGCGAGTCTCCGCAGCGATCAACCAGCTTGGTGCAACCGTTGTTGCACGACGCCCAGGTGAATTGCCCCTGGCGCTGGCCGATCACTACATCGCTCTCAAAGCGGCGGGAAAGCTGTAG
- a CDS encoding MoxR family ATPase, with protein MTDEQLRHAFTQLRTEVGKAVVGQEAAVTGLTIALLTGGHVLLEGVPGVAKTLLVRTLSRALQLDTKRVQFTPDLMPGDVTGSLVYDSKSGEFEFRKGPVFTNILLADEINRTPPKTQSSLLEAMEERQVSVDGQSLKLPVPFMVAATMNPIEYEGTYTLPEAQLDRFLLKLVLDLPERDVEIEVLTRHAAGFDPRDLAAAGVTPVLDAAMLAAAQSAVSQIGASPDVIAYAVDLARATRQSPSVKLGVSPRGAIALISAAKAWAWLTGSEAITPDHIQSMVLPVLRHRLQLRPEAELEGVSPDVILRSIVQQVQVPI; from the coding sequence ATGACTGACGAGCAACTGCGGCACGCATTCACTCAACTCCGTACCGAAGTAGGCAAAGCGGTTGTCGGCCAAGAGGCTGCCGTGACGGGACTCACGATCGCGCTTCTCACCGGCGGTCATGTGCTGCTCGAGGGTGTTCCCGGAGTCGCCAAAACCTTGCTGGTCCGCACCCTCAGCCGTGCGCTGCAACTCGACACTAAGCGAGTGCAGTTCACTCCAGACCTCATGCCAGGCGATGTCACTGGCTCGCTTGTCTATGACTCCAAGTCTGGCGAGTTTGAGTTTCGCAAAGGGCCGGTGTTCACGAACATTCTGCTGGCGGATGAAATTAACCGCACGCCGCCGAAGACACAGTCATCGTTGCTCGAAGCTATGGAAGAGCGACAAGTTTCTGTCGACGGCCAGTCGTTAAAGCTGCCGGTTCCGTTCATGGTCGCTGCCACGATGAACCCCATTGAGTACGAAGGCACCTACACGTTGCCGGAAGCTCAGCTCGACCGGTTCTTGCTCAAGCTGGTGCTCGATCTGCCGGAACGCGACGTCGAAATCGAGGTGTTGACGCGCCATGCTGCTGGCTTCGATCCCCGCGATCTCGCTGCGGCTGGTGTTACCCCCGTTCTCGACGCCGCCATGCTCGCTGCAGCACAATCCGCAGTTTCCCAGATCGGCGCGAGCCCCGATGTCATTGCGTACGCCGTCGATCTCGCACGGGCCACACGCCAGAGCCCGTCGGTCAAGCTTGGTGTGAGCCCGCGAGGCGCGATCGCTCTCATCTCTGCCGCGAAGGCGTGGGCTTGGCTCACCGGGTCCGAGGCGATCACCCCAGATCACATCCAGAGCATGGTGTTACCGGTGCTTCGCCACCGCCTCCAGCTGCGCCCCGAGGCTGAACTCGAAGGAGTCTCTCCTGACGTCATTCTGCGGTCGATCGTGCAGCAAGTGCAGGTACCGATCTAA